The Flavobacterium marginilacus genome window below encodes:
- a CDS encoding DUF5672 family protein: protein MIDIQTNIKKKVCVVIPIYSIDLSEYELISLKQCFKQLGDYDIFVVKPESLSIDSQILNEFIFFVKSFENHYFKNILGYNELMLSDFFYKEFLDYEYLLICQLDAFVFINQLEYWCNKNYDYIGSPWIKTFFKNKSVNNFYNFISTFYSKKKKDRNRIFFNVGNGGFSLRKVSVFYTISKENKEYITNLLADKKGSLDSIEDVFWSFKAKDFYENFNIPHYQEALKFCIDRKPKLSIQLNNNELPFACHGFNKRKVVSYWMPIIKSKINND, encoded by the coding sequence ATGATAGATATACAAACAAATATTAAAAAGAAGGTATGTGTTGTAATACCCATTTACAGCATTGATTTATCGGAATACGAATTAATATCATTAAAACAATGTTTTAAGCAATTAGGGGACTATGATATTTTTGTAGTAAAACCAGAAAGCCTTTCAATTGATTCTCAAATATTAAATGAGTTTATTTTTTTTGTTAAATCTTTTGAAAATCATTATTTTAAAAATATTTTAGGATATAATGAACTCATGTTATCCGATTTTTTTTACAAAGAATTTTTAGATTATGAATACTTGCTGATCTGTCAGCTTGATGCGTTTGTATTCATCAATCAATTGGAATATTGGTGTAATAAAAATTACGATTACATAGGTTCTCCTTGGATAAAGACTTTTTTTAAAAATAAATCAGTTAACAATTTTTACAATTTTATTTCTACTTTTTATTCGAAAAAGAAAAAGGATCGAAATAGAATATTTTTCAATGTTGGGAACGGCGGTTTCTCACTGCGTAAGGTTAGTGTTTTTTATACTATCAGTAAGGAGAATAAAGAATATATAACTAATCTGTTAGCTGATAAAAAAGGAAGCTTAGACTCAATTGAAGATGTTTTTTGGTCTTTTAAAGCGAAAGATTTTTATGAAAATTTCAATATTCCTCATTATCAAGAAGCATTGAAATTTTGCATTGATAGAAAACCAAAGCTTTCAATTCAATTGAATAATAATGAATTGCCATTTGCCTGCCATGGTTTTAATAAACGGAAAGTTGTATCTTATTGGATGCCAATAATCAAATCTAAAATTAATAATGACTAA